One genomic segment of Clostridium estertheticum subsp. estertheticum includes these proteins:
- the modB gene encoding molybdate ABC transporter permease subunit, translated as MSEYSPLWISIKTSITATFIVFFIGIAAAWFMASYKGRARGILDGILTLPMVLPPTVVGFILLMIIGKNFHIGKLLSRFGINIIFTWYATVIAATVVAFPLMYRTCVGAFRQIDVNVINAARTLGVSERKIFWKVAVPLAWPGIAAGTVLSFARALGEFGATIMIAGSIPGKTQTIPIAIYFAEVAGETSNAIKWVILIFIISLTVMVASDKWAEKQMFIVSSARRK; from the coding sequence ATGTCAGAATATTCACCATTATGGATTTCCATAAAAACCTCTATTACAGCTACTTTTATAGTGTTTTTTATTGGTATCGCAGCGGCTTGGTTTATGGCTAGCTATAAGGGACGTGCTAGGGGGATATTAGATGGGATTTTGACATTGCCAATGGTACTTCCTCCAACGGTTGTAGGATTTATATTACTTATGATTATAGGAAAGAATTTCCATATAGGAAAGTTATTAAGTAGATTTGGAATTAATATAATATTCACATGGTATGCTACAGTTATAGCTGCAACTGTAGTTGCCTTTCCTTTAATGTATAGGACTTGTGTTGGTGCTTTTAGGCAAATTGATGTTAATGTTATTAATGCAGCAAGGACCCTTGGGGTATCAGAGCGAAAAATTTTTTGGAAGGTAGCTGTACCACTAGCTTGGCCAGGAATTGCCGCAGGTACAGTCTTGTCATTTGCAAGGGCACTTGGAGAATTTGGAGCAACTATAATGATTGCTGGAAGTATTCCTGGTAAAACGCAAACAATACCAATTGCAATATATTTTGCTGAGGTAGCAGGAGAAACTAGCAATGCCATTAAATGGGTTATATTGATATTTATAATATCTTTAACAGTAATGGTTGCTAGTGATAAATGGGCTGAGAAGCAAATGTTTATAGTATCATCTGCTAGGAGAAAATAA
- the modA gene encoding molybdate ABC transporter substrate-binding protein: MKKRVSFVLTMFLITFTLAMTGCAQKAKTAETPVQPAAQKSVTLTISAAASLTEAMGEIKTLYKKEKPNVTINYNFGSSGILQQQIEQGANADLFFSAATKQMTELAKKGLLIDSTKVNLLGNTVVLITKSDSTLGIKDFKDLKNSNIKKIALGESKTVPVGQYSEEILTSLKILDKVKAKAVYGKDVKEVLSWVESGDADAGVVYGTDAKTSKKVKVVAVAGKKLYKKPVVYPVAVIKASKNIDDTKAFLKYLSSDKAKAVFVKYGFSFLVK, encoded by the coding sequence ATGAAAAAAAGAGTAAGTTTTGTATTAACTATGTTCCTAATTACATTCACATTGGCAATGACGGGGTGCGCTCAAAAGGCTAAAACAGCTGAAACACCAGTTCAACCAGCTGCTCAAAAATCAGTTACACTTACAATTTCAGCTGCTGCAAGTTTAACAGAGGCCATGGGGGAAATAAAAACACTTTATAAAAAGGAAAAACCCAATGTTACAATAAATTATAACTTTGGTTCTTCAGGAATTTTACAACAACAAATAGAACAAGGCGCAAATGCTGATTTATTCTTTTCGGCGGCTACAAAACAGATGACTGAACTTGCGAAAAAAGGGTTGCTGATTGACTCTACTAAGGTTAATCTATTAGGAAATACGGTGGTACTTATAACCAAGAGTGATTCTACATTAGGTATTAAGGATTTTAAAGATTTGAAAAACAGTAATATCAAAAAAATTGCTTTGGGAGAGTCTAAAACTGTTCCTGTAGGACAATACTCAGAGGAAATATTGACATCTTTAAAAATTCTTGATAAAGTGAAAGCAAAGGCTGTTTATGGAAAAGATGTTAAAGAAGTTTTATCTTGGGTAGAATCAGGAGATGCAGATGCCGGAGTTGTATATGGCACGGATGCTAAGACTTCTAAAAAGGTAAAGGTTGTAGCTGTCGCTGGCAAAAAATTATATAAAAAGCCAGTGGTATATCCAGTTGCTGTAATTAAAGCTAGTAAAAATATAGATGATACTAAAGCGTTTTTAAAATATTTATCTAGTGATAAAGCAAAAGCAGTGTTTGTTAAATATGGTTTTAGCTTTCTTGTAAAATAA